In Palaemon carinicauda isolate YSFRI2023 chromosome 21, ASM3689809v2, whole genome shotgun sequence, the following proteins share a genomic window:
- the LOC137615293 gene encoding gastrula zinc finger protein XlCGF57.1-like isoform X2 — protein MNSLKSSDFLVKSECEDPLSVPPIKERNSNGCAFRLENNDGYLCGDPFMEVKIEPEVFYDLEGEIEDPCKIKSALRNDSLPCKKEVGEEKRNNCLKEGPFKCTVCGKIFTARGKLRIHMKMHNGEDPFKCYDCGKVFSQKYRLRNHMRLHTGEKPFKCSDCGKTFSQKSNMTVHLRRHTREKPFKCSDCGKGFSRKNSLRTHMRRHTQEKLFQGSDWGKDFSQKNNLAIQEKREKPFKCSDCGRGFSHKSSLTAHMKLHNGEHFICPDCGKEFSKTSNLIRHKKIHAGTKSVICVECGKDFWDEDKLRLHVRKHSGEKPFRCFYCGKAFSHKSNLKIHTRIHTEEKPFSCADCGKTFYRKNHLVIHMMSHTGEKPFECNKCEKTFTQKCNLSRHIVHSHSGEKP, from the coding sequence ATGAATTCATTAAAATCCTCAGATTTTTTGGTGAAAAGTGAATGTGAAGATCCATTATCAGTCCCTCCAATTAAGGAAAGAAACAGCAATGGTTGTGCGTTTAGACTAGAAAATAATGATGGTTATCTGTGTGGTGACCCATTTATGGAAGTCAAAATAGAGCCTGAGGTATTTTACGATTTAGAAGGGGAAATAGAAGATCCTTGCAAAATTAAATCGGCATTGAGAAATGATTCATTACCTTGCAAAAAGGAAGTAGGTGAAGAAAAAAGGAATAATTGCCTTAAGGAAGGGCCTTTCAAATGCACGGTATGTGGAAAAATCTTTACAGCAAGAGGCAAACTCAGAATACATATGAAAATGCATAATGGGGAAGACCCATTCAAATGCTATGACTGTGGGAAGGTATTTTCTCAAAAGTACAGGCTGAGAAATCACATGAGGCTTCATactggagagaagccattcaaATGCTCAGATTGTGGGAAAACATTTTCCCAAAAATCCAACATGACAGTTCACTTGAGGCGTCATACTCGAGAGAAGCCATTTAAATGTTCTGATTGTGGGAAAGGTTTCTCCCGTAAAAACAGTTTGAGAACTCACATGAGGCGTCATACTCAAGAAAAGCTATTCCAGGGTTCTGATTGGGGAAAAGATTTCTCCCAGAAAAACAATCTGGCAATTCAAGAGAAAAGGGAGAAGCCATTCAAATGCTCAGATTGTGGGAGAGGATTTTCTCATAAATCCAGTTTAACAGCTCACATGAAACTTCATAATGGGGAACATTTTATATGCCCTGACTGTGGGAAAGAATTTTCTAAGACTTCTAATCTTATAAGGCATAAGAAGATTCATGCTGGAACTAAATCAGTAATTTGTGTAGAATGTGGAAAAGATTTTTGGGATGAAGATAAACTCAGACTCCATGTAAGAAAGCATTCTGGAGAGAAGCCATTCAGATGTTTTTACTGTGGGAAAGCATTTTCCCATAAATCAAATCTGAAAATTCACACAAGAATTCATACTGAAGAGAAGCCATTCAGCTGCGCTGACTGTGGGAAAACATTTTATCGTAAAAATCATCTTGTAATCCATATGATGAGTCATACAGGGGAAAAGCCATTTGAATGCAATAAGTGTGAGAAGACGTTCACACAGAAATGTAATCTCTCAAGACATATAGTGCATAGTCACAGTGGAGAAAAGCCATAG